From a single Chitinophaga sp. Cy-1792 genomic region:
- a CDS encoding NAD(P)/FAD-dependent oxidoreductase codes for MKSGDNYDVIIIGGSYAGLAAAMSLGRSLRRVLIIDAGKPCNRQTPHSHNFITHDGDKPAAIAAAAKAEVLKYASVRYREGAVTAVTPLPGGFTVHTEVGESFESTKLVFATGLKDNMPAIPGFAACWGISVIHCPYCHGYEVRNVPTGILANGNMGYEFVKLISNWTKDLTIFTNGTPDFTEEQLSRFKKHHINIIDKPITAFNHQNGQINTISFADNSELPVTAIYARPPFTQGCELINTLGCELTESGLLKTDIFQRTTVPGVYACGDNMTMGRSVAQAVATGTMAGAFVNKDLIELFF; via the coding sequence ATGAAATCAGGAGACAATTATGATGTAATTATCATTGGGGGTAGCTATGCCGGCCTGGCAGCGGCTATGTCGCTGGGCAGGTCGCTACGCAGGGTATTGATAATAGATGCCGGCAAACCCTGCAACAGGCAAACACCGCATTCACATAACTTTATCACCCACGATGGCGACAAACCAGCTGCCATAGCAGCAGCTGCTAAAGCAGAAGTACTAAAATACGCTTCGGTACGCTACCGGGAAGGTGCGGTGACAGCTGTAACGCCACTGCCAGGTGGCTTCACCGTCCATACGGAAGTGGGTGAAAGCTTCGAATCCACTAAACTGGTATTTGCTACCGGCCTGAAAGATAATATGCCGGCCATTCCAGGCTTTGCAGCTTGCTGGGGCATATCCGTCATCCATTGTCCGTATTGCCATGGATATGAGGTCCGAAATGTACCAACAGGCATATTGGCCAATGGTAACATGGGCTACGAATTCGTGAAACTCATATCCAACTGGACAAAAGATCTCACCATTTTCACCAACGGCACTCCTGACTTCACAGAAGAGCAATTATCCAGGTTCAAAAAGCATCATATCAACATAATTGATAAACCGATAACGGCATTTAATCATCAGAACGGCCAAATCAACACCATTAGCTTTGCCGATAACAGCGAACTTCCCGTTACGGCAATATATGCCAGACCACCGTTTACGCAAGGCTGTGAGCTGATTAATACCCTGGGCTGCGAATTGACAGAATCCGGCCTGTTAAAGACAGATATTTTCCAGCGTACAACCGTTCCGGGAGTTTACGCTTGTGGTGATAATATGACCATGGGCCGATCC
- a CDS encoding DoxX family protein yields the protein MQNTNKLAFLILRIGIGLLFLTFGIMKIMGGPAMWAFLGGTLKIVGINFWPEAFGLAATLAELIGGLALISGFFVRPLSIALLLTMIVATLFKISAGAPFAETSYPLTMVLVTLFFALNKGKYTNN from the coding sequence ATGCAAAACACAAACAAACTGGCATTTTTGATTCTTCGCATAGGTATTGGATTACTATTCCTGACATTTGGTATCATGAAAATAATGGGTGGACCCGCTATGTGGGCATTTCTGGGTGGTACCTTGAAAATAGTTGGTATTAATTTCTGGCCGGAGGCCTTTGGATTGGCGGCTACATTGGCAGAACTGATTGGCGGGCTTGCACTGATCAGCGGATTTTTTGTAAGGCCTCTGTCTATCGCGTTACTGCTGACAATGATTGTTGCTACGCTGTTCAAAATATCTGCCGGGGCACCTTTCGCTGAAACATCCTATCCATTGACGATGGTGCTGGTAACCTTGTTTTTTGCGCTGAACAAAGGTAAGTACACTAATAATTAA
- a CDS encoding archaemetzincin encodes MIIALAICFCSCNKRNTYFDRIAKNDIPLPVPQHGDWLYIHKEKGQTWKEYQAIHPVKASAERSVIYLLPVGDFGVLQKEMIAATCEYNALFFQLKTIVLPGIDDNVPQTAMRTFGDDNHIQLLASYLLDSIVKSKKPKDAIVLLAISAKDLYPQSSWNYVFGLASYNDQVGVSSIYRLQESHLDSTNFKTALRRLLIISTHEIGHMFSMHHCTHAKCTMNGTNGLEETDRTPARLCAVCQQKLSLAVSYNNEQRQQQLLKFFHHYQLEGDEALLKKDAALQH; translated from the coding sequence TTGATAATTGCTTTAGCTATTTGTTTTTGTAGCTGCAACAAACGAAACACCTATTTCGACAGGATCGCTAAAAACGATATTCCGCTGCCGGTACCACAACACGGAGACTGGCTATATATACATAAAGAAAAAGGACAGACATGGAAGGAATATCAGGCTATACATCCGGTAAAAGCATCTGCAGAAAGGTCCGTAATTTACCTTTTACCTGTTGGAGATTTCGGGGTATTACAAAAAGAAATGATCGCCGCTACCTGTGAGTATAACGCACTGTTTTTTCAGTTGAAAACCATCGTGCTTCCAGGTATCGACGATAATGTACCACAAACAGCAATGCGAACATTTGGAGATGATAATCACATTCAATTGCTGGCCAGCTATCTGCTCGACAGCATTGTAAAAAGTAAAAAGCCCAAAGACGCTATCGTACTGCTGGCTATCAGTGCAAAAGACCTCTATCCTCAAAGCAGCTGGAATTACGTCTTTGGGCTCGCTTCCTATAATGACCAGGTGGGCGTTTCCTCGATTTACAGATTACAGGAATCTCACCTGGATAGTACCAACTTTAAAACGGCGCTACGCAGATTACTGATCATCAGCACACATGAAATTGGCCACATGTTTTCCATGCATCATTGTACTCATGCGAAATGCACCATGAATGGCACTAATGGCCTGGAAGAAACGGACCGTACACCTGCCCGCCTCTGTGCTGTATGCCAGCAGAAACTTTCTTTAGCTGTTTCCTACAACAATGAACAGCGTCAGCAACAGCTGCTGAAATTCTTTCACCACTATCAGCTGGAAGGCGATGAAGCGCTCTTAAAAAAAGATGCCGCCCTGCAGCATTAA
- a CDS encoding DUF2911 domain-containing protein: MTIVAQAQFTNLPSGDNKRATVSEGVGITQVSINYSRPGVRGREGHIWGGVVHKGFANLGFGPSKAAPWRAGANENTTITFSTDVKIDGQPLAAGTYGFFVAYDPNESMLIFSKNSSSWGSFYYDPKEDALRVKVKPVTLDKSQEWLRYEFADETPSSATVMLEWEKLAIPFKIDVDLVATQIASFRKELRGTSGFIWQTWHTAASFCEQNNTNLEEALLWSDSATSLGTGGAQSFQAWSTKAGILDSLGRNQEAMAAMKKALPYGNVNELYFYARTLAHLRKGKEAFEIFKMDYDKHPDEFITNAGMARGYSALGDFKKALGYAQKALAQAPDPVNKDRLEKMVKTLQDGKDINS, from the coding sequence ATGACTATTGTTGCTCAGGCACAATTCACCAACCTGCCTAGTGGCGATAATAAACGTGCTACGGTGAGTGAAGGTGTAGGTATTACACAGGTATCTATTAATTACAGTCGCCCGGGTGTAAGAGGAAGAGAAGGGCATATCTGGGGCGGAGTGGTACATAAAGGTTTTGCCAACCTGGGCTTTGGGCCTTCCAAGGCTGCGCCATGGCGCGCGGGTGCAAATGAAAATACGACCATCACTTTTTCCACAGATGTAAAAATTGATGGTCAGCCATTGGCAGCAGGCACTTATGGATTCTTTGTTGCCTATGATCCCAATGAAAGTATGTTGATTTTTAGCAAAAACTCCAGTTCCTGGGGTAGCTTTTACTATGATCCTAAAGAGGATGCATTACGCGTAAAGGTGAAGCCGGTAACACTGGATAAAAGCCAGGAATGGCTCAGATATGAGTTTGCAGATGAAACACCTTCCAGCGCTACCGTGATGCTGGAGTGGGAAAAGCTGGCGATTCCCTTTAAGATTGATGTGGACCTGGTAGCAACACAGATTGCCTCTTTCCGTAAGGAACTTCGCGGTACCAGTGGCTTCATCTGGCAAACATGGCATACCGCAGCCAGCTTCTGTGAGCAAAACAATACTAACCTGGAAGAGGCGCTCTTATGGTCAGATTCCGCTACCAGTCTTGGAACCGGAGGCGCTCAGAGCTTCCAGGCATGGAGTACGAAAGCGGGTATCCTGGATAGTCTGGGCCGTAACCAGGAAGCGATGGCTGCGATGAAAAAGGCCTTGCCCTATGGTAATGTCAATGAGCTGTATTTCTATGCCAGAACCCTTGCTCATCTGAGAAAAGGGAAAGAAGCATTCGAGATCTTCAAAATGGATTACGATAAACATCCGGATGAATTCATTACCAATGCTGGTATGGCACGTGGATATTCTGCCCTGGGAGATTTTAAAAAAGCCCTGGGCTACGCACAGAAAGCCCTGGCGCAGGCGCCTGATCCTGTTAACAAAGACCGCCTTGAAAAAATGGTGAAAACATTGCAGGATGGCAAGGATATAAATTCCTGA
- a CDS encoding retropepsin-like aspartic protease, with product MRFLVFILLFISIDVSAQFAKPGEEYIRSKEGRNVWEKNTIIWHCIKALKADANNQEAVKVCTCQAEQLDRYFPMAKIKKYERLYPHLSLTKLLEEDVALQQRIEDCYSTISQNNLFFSPLQMTTYRDSMAAYIRENTKEKLDESRINSYCDCAVSIMAKRKINAESVKDINDPNSMLFNEIAYSCGGYPYKKISPTHAWKVADSLDVNGSKRIDSVDVITVGGMTKLKVKIGPVVNVWMLDCGATDMLVSDTMMNKLLQLKLVSKDDFLGQQTYTLANGRILLCDVYKINHVQVGKFTVDNLVIGASKEADSFLLGKTFLNKFRRWSIDNQREQLILEK from the coding sequence ATGCGATTTCTTGTATTTATATTACTGTTTATTTCCATTGACGTATCAGCCCAGTTTGCCAAACCTGGGGAGGAATATATCCGTTCCAAAGAGGGACGTAATGTATGGGAGAAAAATACGATCATCTGGCACTGCATAAAAGCCTTGAAAGCAGATGCCAATAACCAGGAAGCTGTAAAGGTCTGCACCTGCCAGGCGGAGCAACTTGACAGGTATTTTCCTATGGCGAAAATAAAGAAATATGAACGTTTGTATCCTCATTTATCTTTAACGAAACTTTTAGAAGAAGATGTAGCATTACAGCAACGTATCGAGGACTGCTACAGTACCATTTCGCAAAACAATCTTTTTTTCTCACCGCTTCAAATGACGACCTACCGGGATTCTATGGCAGCGTATATCCGGGAGAATACAAAGGAAAAACTGGATGAAAGCAGAATAAATAGCTATTGCGATTGTGCGGTATCTATTATGGCGAAACGGAAAATTAATGCAGAAAGTGTTAAGGATATAAATGATCCTAATTCTATGTTGTTTAATGAAATTGCCTATAGTTGCGGCGGATATCCCTATAAAAAAATATCTCCTACCCATGCCTGGAAAGTAGCAGATAGTCTGGATGTAAACGGTAGCAAAAGGATCGACTCTGTTGATGTAATCACTGTTGGCGGTATGACGAAACTGAAAGTGAAAATAGGCCCGGTGGTAAACGTATGGATGCTGGATTGCGGAGCTACTGATATGCTGGTGTCGGACACCATGATGAATAAATTGCTTCAACTGAAACTGGTATCTAAAGATGATTTCCTGGGACAGCAAACCTATACCCTGGCCAATGGAAGGATACTGCTTTGTGATGTATATAAAATCAATCATGTCCAGGTAGGGAAGTTTACTGTTGATAACCTGGTTATTGGTGCATCCAAAGAAGCTGATAGCTTTCTGCTGGGAAAGACTTTCCTTAATAAATTTCGGCGTTGGTCCATTGATAATCAGCGGGAGCAACTAATTCTGGAGAAATAA